The Acidobacteriota bacterium genome has a segment encoding these proteins:
- a CDS encoding YfhO family protein, whose amino-acid sequence MPGPALVHLVLLYGATAAVLAVLGRRWLRGRCLSWSAVAILSLLPLAFTVSGFLPGRTLAPTPQLAGVPPWADPELVAASAASSSAVNPLLLDPLSQMLPWSRAARDSWLFNSSQGAGAALLGNGQSAVLFPTELASRGLPPFRSLPYSQAARLLIAGWGLFLLARRLGAREPAALVGAAVYVGSGFLQLWRLHPHSLVAAMAPWIAVAALDLLRRRTTESVRRSAARLAVCGALGVFAGHPETLLHGVLLAGLLALLLGRWRQRVLPRLRWVAAAGLLAFLLAAPVLLPVVENLRASAEWSEARAERRAQTGVRWVDSLDRLAPAVAFAAWGDPRDGSWHGPENLAEVGGGSLGASAVLLALFGVWRYRRRRVVWALLGVGLLSLAAGALVPLVAEPLGWIPLLRDSLLKRLALGWCLAGTVLAALGVEGWVRSRYGRRTAVAVFTAILAVFLGALLSGGALALELVPLIVLAAVLCWNPRGRLRRVALALLLATVLVPRLAHFARWVPVADASAFFPETLATRCVAERLEGTVWRVAGLDAALVPQAASFFGFEEVRANDPMTFGPYAAFSRAFGTPRRGNWVKILDPDHPALDFLGVRYLFDHPSMHHRAGVEVVYQGRDAVVYENPGALPRMFLPREVLGLANPRVAMEAAVSLEDFAARAVVAVPPERELPVVTPNGRGRLADLQVEKGVLGARVVAEEPLLVVTSQPAIPGWRLTVDGRRLEPERVNGAFLGVRLAAGEHTVEFRYRPLSWVIGCWAFGVGILAWFWFTLIGRHDHHRRSVSTA is encoded by the coding sequence GTGCCCGGCCCCGCGCTAGTTCATCTCGTGCTGCTCTACGGCGCGACGGCGGCGGTACTCGCCGTCCTCGGGCGGCGGTGGCTGCGAGGGCGCTGCCTCTCCTGGTCGGCGGTGGCAATCCTGTCGCTCCTGCCCTTGGCCTTCACCGTCTCCGGCTTCCTTCCCGGCCGCACCCTTGCGCCGACGCCGCAACTCGCTGGCGTGCCGCCCTGGGCGGACCCGGAACTGGTGGCGGCGAGCGCCGCTTCGTCGTCGGCAGTGAACCCGCTACTGCTCGATCCGCTGTCGCAGATGCTCCCCTGGAGCCGGGCGGCGCGGGACAGTTGGTTGTTCAACTCCTCCCAGGGGGCCGGCGCGGCGCTGTTGGGCAACGGTCAGTCGGCGGTGCTCTTTCCCACTGAACTCGCCTCGCGTGGGCTGCCGCCCTTCCGCTCGCTGCCCTACTCGCAGGCGGCGCGCCTGCTGATCGCCGGCTGGGGGTTGTTCCTGCTGGCGCGGCGCTTGGGGGCGCGGGAACCGGCTGCGCTCGTTGGGGCGGCGGTCTATGTCGGCTCCGGATTCCTCCAGCTCTGGCGGCTCCATCCCCATTCGCTGGTCGCCGCCATGGCGCCCTGGATTGCCGTGGCGGCCCTCGATCTGCTGCGCCGCCGCACGACCGAATCCGTCCGACGGTCGGCGGCGCGGCTGGCCGTTTGCGGTGCCCTGGGGGTCTTTGCCGGCCATCCGGAGACGCTACTCCATGGGGTACTCCTCGCCGGACTTCTCGCCCTCCTGCTCGGCCGCTGGCGGCAGCGGGTTCTCCCTCGGCTGCGCTGGGTGGCCGCCGCCGGTTTGCTCGCCTTCCTGCTGGCGGCGCCGGTGTTGCTGCCGGTGGTGGAGAACCTTCGCGCCTCCGCCGAGTGGTCCGAGGCGCGGGCTGAGCGCCGTGCCCAGACCGGCGTTCGGTGGGTCGATTCGCTGGATCGCCTGGCGCCGGCGGTGGCCTTCGCGGCCTGGGGCGATCCGCGGGACGGAAGTTGGCACGGTCCCGAAAACCTGGCCGAGGTGGGGGGCGGGTCCCTCGGTGCGTCGGCTGTCCTGCTGGCGCTCTTCGGAGTCTGGCGGTATCGCCGTCGACGGGTGGTGTGGGCTCTGCTTGGGGTCGGCTTGCTGTCCCTTGCCGCCGGCGCCCTGGTGCCGCTGGTGGCGGAGCCGCTCGGCTGGATTCCGCTGCTGCGGGATTCACTGCTCAAGCGGCTCGCCCTCGGCTGGTGCCTTGCCGGCACGGTGCTGGCGGCCCTCGGGGTGGAGGGATGGGTCAGGAGTCGGTACGGCCGGCGGACGGCGGTGGCCGTCTTCACGGCGATCCTGGCCGTCTTTCTCGGCGCGCTGCTGTCCGGCGGCGCTCTGGCCTTGGAACTGGTGCCGCTGATCGTCCTGGCCGCGGTGCTGTGCTGGAACCCCCGAGGTCGTCTGCGCAGGGTGGCCCTGGCTCTGCTGTTGGCGACCGTTTTGGTGCCTCGCCTCGCCCACTTCGCTCGCTGGGTGCCGGTCGCGGACGCTTCGGCGTTTTTCCCGGAGACCCTGGCGACCCGCTGCGTCGCCGAAAGACTGGAAGGTACAGTCTGGCGGGTAGCCGGGCTCGACGCCGCTCTGGTGCCTCAGGCCGCCAGCTTTTTCGGTTTCGAGGAGGTGCGCGCCAACGACCCGATGACCTTTGGCCCCTACGCCGCTTTCTCGCGAGCCTTCGGTACGCCCCGGCGGGGAAATTGGGTGAAGATCCTGGATCCCGACCACCCGGCCCTCGACTTCCTCGGCGTGCGCTACCTCTTCGATCATCCGTCGATGCACCACCGGGCCGGCGTGGAGGTGGTTTATCAAGGGCGCGATGCGGTGGTTTACGAGAACCCCGGCGCCCTGCCGCGGATGTTTCTGCCGCGCGAAGTTCTGGGCCTGGCGAATCCGCGGGTGGCGATGGAAGCGGCCGTCTCCCTCGAAGATTTCGCGGCCCGGGCGGTGGTGGCCGTACCGCCGGAGCGGGAGCTTCCGGTGGTCACCCCCAACGGCCGTGGAAGGCTCGCGGATCTACAGGTCGAAAAAGGCGTGCTCGGCGCCCGGGTGGTCGCTGAAGAGCCCCTGCTGGTGGTCACCAGTCAGCCGGCGATTCCCGGTTGGCGGCTCACGGTGGACGGTCGTCGGTTGGAGCCGGAGCGGGTGAACGGCGCTTTTCTGGGTGTTCGGCTAGCGGCCGGCGAGCATACCGTCGAGTTTCGCTATCGGCCACTCTCCTGGGTCATCGGCTGCTGGGCCTTCGGGGTCGGCATTCTCGCCTGGT
- a CDS encoding enoyl-CoA hydratase-related protein, whose amino-acid sequence MGDFVSFEMIKVERRGDLLWVSLDNAERANALAPQMLDELTELYRRDLLGEGVRAVLLRAEGRHFSAGADLGHLRSLRDAGPEENRRDSGRLMDLFESVLRQETLTLALVQGSCVAGGCGLATAHDFVVAAEDSRFLYSEVRIGFVAALVATYLPLRLRGADIREVLLNPQFMTAEKALEIGLVNRVVAVEDLQDAGEHLAAEILTNGSSQSIASTKRLLLDLPGRSLSDALRHAAEVNAKARETDDCKRGIAHVLDHKKPPRWRD is encoded by the coding sequence GTGGGCGACTTCGTGTCCTTCGAGATGATCAAGGTCGAGCGGCGGGGCGATCTCCTGTGGGTGTCCCTGGACAACGCCGAGCGGGCCAACGCTCTGGCGCCTCAGATGCTCGACGAGCTGACCGAACTCTACCGCCGCGACCTTCTCGGCGAGGGCGTTCGCGCGGTGCTGCTGCGCGCCGAGGGCAGACACTTCTCGGCCGGTGCGGACCTCGGTCACCTGCGTTCCCTGCGAGATGCCGGGCCGGAGGAGAACCGGCGCGATTCCGGTCGGCTGATGGATCTTTTCGAGTCGGTGCTGCGGCAAGAGACGCTGACCCTCGCGCTGGTGCAAGGCTCCTGCGTCGCCGGCGGTTGCGGACTGGCGACGGCCCACGACTTCGTGGTCGCCGCCGAAGATTCCCGGTTCCTCTACAGTGAAGTGCGCATCGGCTTCGTGGCGGCGCTGGTGGCGACCTATTTGCCGCTCCGGCTGCGCGGTGCGGACATTCGCGAGGTGCTGTTGAACCCGCAGTTCATGACCGCCGAGAAGGCGCTGGAGATCGGCCTGGTCAATCGGGTGGTGGCGGTGGAAGACCTTCAGGACGCCGGAGAGCATCTCGCCGCGGAGATCCTCACCAACGGCAGCTCCCAGTCCATCGCCAGCACCAAGCGGCTGCTCTTGGACCTTCCCGGCCGCAGCCTGTCCGACGCCCTGCGCCACGCCGCCGAGGTCAACGCCAAAGCGCGCGAGACGGACGATTGCAAACGCGGCATTGCCCATGTGCTGGACCACAAGAAGCCGCCTCGCTGGCGGGATTGA